One Pagrus major chromosome 11, Pma_NU_1.0 genomic region harbors:
- the tfr2 gene encoding transferrin receptor protein 2 isoform X1 has protein sequence MDAIRTRLRQSPSVGVAEDEEVGGAQRVEMRFVTSEAEEEAEAGPSSDITALVLRHHHGYRRAGVLLCVCGVVVFTTAFLLAYAVFGGRYHCSQVGEQDEEQQGGGAQQPAEGGAGLYLGELRVMMRRLLHDEDIYNTVSRVSRASHPPGSSEGTSLATEVLRRFRQLRMDHTWTESLYATLQFPHRSQRSSLWLLDSAGLISEQIPLNPSDFCPYSATGSTTGGVVYANYGRPEDFNWLKSAGVSVVGCVVVMRVGGGVSFAEKVWLAERSGAGGALIYPDPADLPQDPRRLGLNTHTAVSEHVTHTHTHTHTHTHTRPAAPDQSAPPLCVVQSQVHLGSGDPFTPGFPSFNHTQFPPIQSSGLPLIPALPISATVAAKLLSQLSGPSCPPSWRGRLPYVRCVVGPEFSSGRRVKMSVHNVMTPVLLNNIFSSLEGRVEPDQYIILGAQRDSLGPGAVKSGVGTAILLELARTFTVMVKKGFSPRRSLLFVSWDAGEFGNVGATEWLEGYLSMLHLKAVAYFSLDQAVMGDDVLSAYISPLLVDLLDAAIRQVEHPKHAGQTIYSQAEREGGSWRIVKPLYLNSGAYSFTAFAGVPAVELRFSEVNFRSERTRSSTRRWTAPPAYRKCWRVVWGSRGGAWGSWWERWCCDWPTTTSCRYASLPTLRPCCSSALSSTDTLLSCSPEVCLLSGFSAPEEITAEQPRRCREPSTTATCTTRPPPASTTPASSGYKYCIIRVEYYFLSQYVSAVETPFRHVIHGRGDHTLSALTEHLALLTSDPERFDEKRFRRQLAFFTWTLQGAANALSGDVWSIHNTHTLTH, from the exons ATGGACGCCATCAGGACCCGtctgagacag TCTCCCTCAGTGGGCGTGGCCGAGGAcgaggaggtgggaggagctCAGAGGGTGGAGATGAGGTTTGTGACATcagaggctgaggaggaggcggaggcggGGCCAagcagtgacatcacagctctgGTGCTGCGGCATCACCATGGTTACCGGAGGGCCGGcgtgctcctgtgtgtgtgtggggtggtCGTCTTCaccacag ccttCCTATTGGCCTACGCTGTGTTTGGTGGGCGGTACCACTGCTCCCAGGTGGGGGAGCAGGATGAGGAGCAGCAGGGGGGCGGGGCTCAACAACCAGCAGAGGGAGGGGCGGGGCTTTACCTGGGAGAGCTGCGGGTGATGATGAGGAGGCTGCTGCACGATGAAGATATCTACAACACAGTCAG tcgGGTCAGCAGGGCGAGTCATCCTCCAGGCTCCTCTGAGGGAACCTCTCTGGCCACAGAGGTCCTCCGTCGCTTCAGACAGCTGCGGATGGACCACACCTGGACAGAGTCGCTGTACGCCACGCTGCAGTTCCCCCACAG GTCTCAGAGGAGCTCTCTGTGGCTGCTGGACTCTGCAGGACTGATCTCAGAACAGATCCCTCTCAACCCGTCGGACTTCTGTCCCTACAGCGCCACAGGAAGTACCACG gggGGCGTGGTCTACGCCAACTACGGCCGTCCGGAGGATTTTAATTGGCTGAAGAGCGCGGGCGTGTCTGTGGTTGGCTGTGTGGTGGTGATGCGTGTCGGGGGCGGGGTCAGTTTCGCTGAGAAGGTCTGGTTGGCTGAGAGGAGCGGGGCGGGCGGAGCTTTGATCTACCCCGACCCCGCCGACCTGCCGCAGGACCCCCGCCGCCTcggactgaacacacacaccgccGTGTCCgaacatgtaacacacacacacacacacacacacacacacacacacacacgtcctgCTGCTCCTGACCAATCAgcacctcctctctgtgtcgTCCAATCACAGGTCCACCTGGGGTCAGGTGACCCCTTCACCCCCGGCTTCCCCTCCTTCAACCACACTCAGTTCCCGCCCATCCAGTCCTCGGGCCTGCCCCTCATCCCGGCCCTGCCAATCAGTGCTACTGTAGCCGCCAAGCTGCTCAG CCAGCTGTCAGGTCCATCCTGTCCACCGTCATGGCGAGGTCGGCTGCCGTACGTGCGCTGCGTGGTCGGTCCAGAGTTCAGCTCCGGGCGCAGAGTCAAGATGTCGGTCCACAACGTGATGACGCCAGTCCTCCTCAACAACATCTTCTCGTCTCTGGAGGGCCGCGTGGAGCCAG ACCAGTACATCATACTGGGAGCTCAGAGAGACTCGCTGGGTCCAGGAGCCGTCAAGTCCGGAGTCGGAACAGCGATCCTGCTGGAGCTGGCTCGGACCTTCACCGTCATGGTGAAGAAAG ggttcAGTCCCAGGCGGAGCCTCCTCTTCGTCAGCTGGGACGCTGGAGAGTTCGGGAACGTGGGAGCGACTGAGTGGCTGGAG GGTTACCTGTCCATGCTGCACCTGAAGGCCGTCGCCTACTTCAGTCTGGACCAGGCTGTCATGG gtgatgACGTCCTGTCTGCCTACATCAGTCCTCTGCTGGTCGACCTGCTGGACGCCGCCATCAGACAG gtggaGCATCCTAAACATGCAGGTCAGACCATCTACAgccaggcagagagagagggaggcagctGGAGGAT tgTGAAGCCGTTGTACCTGAACAGTGGAGCGTACAGCTTCACGGCGTTCGCAGGAGTTCCAGCTGTGGAGCTCAGGTTCTCTGAGGTAAACTTCAG GAGCGAGCGTACCCGTTCATCAACACGCCGTTGGACAGCGCCTCCCGCCTACAGGAAGTGCTGGCGGGTCGTCTGGGGGTCACGGGGCGGAGCCTGGGGGAGCTGGTGGGAGAGATGGTGCTGCGATTGGCCCACGACCACATCCTGCCGCTACGCATCACTTCCTACGCTCAGACCGTGCTGCAGTTCAGCGCTCAGCTCAACAGACACTCTGCTGAGCTGCAG tccaGAGGTTTGTCTCCTCAGTGGGTTTTCAGCGCCAGAGGAGATTACAGCCGAGCAGCCGAGACGCTGCAGAGAGCCATCGACTACAGCGACCTGCACGACCCGACCACCGCCCGCTTCTACAACACCCGCATCATCAGGGTACAAGTACTGCATCATCAGG GTGGAATACTACTTCCTGTCTCAGTACGTGTCGGCCGTGGAGACGCCGTTCCGTCATGTGATCCACGGCCGTGGCGACCACACTCTGAGCGCGCTCACTGAGCACCTGGCcctgctgacctctgaccccgaACGCTTCGACGAGAAGCGCTTCAGACGACAGCTCGCGTTCTTCACGTGGACGCTGCAGGGAGCCGCCAACGCACTCAGCGGAGACGTGTGGagcatacacaacacacacacactcacacactga
- the tfr2 gene encoding transferrin receptor protein 2 isoform X4, whose translation MDAIRTRLRQSPSVGVAEDEEVGGAQRVEMRFVTSEAEEEAEAGPSSDITALVLRHHHGYRRAGVLLCVCGVVVFTTAFLLAYAVFGGRYHCSQVGEQDEEQQGGGAQQPAEGGAGLYLGELRVMMRRLLHDEDIYNTVSRVSRASHPPGSSEGTSLATEVLRRFRQLRMDHTWTESLYATLQFPHRSQRSSLWLLDSAGLISEQIPLNPSDFCPYSATGSTTGGVVYANYGRPEDFNWLKSAGVSVVGCVVVMRVGGGVSFAEKVWLAERSGAGGALIYPDPADLPQDPRRLGLNTHTAVSEHVHLGSGDPFTPGFPSFNHTQFPPIQSSGLPLIPALPISATVAAKLLSQLSGPSCPPSWRGRLPYVRCVVGPEFSSGRRVKMSVHNVMTPVLLNNIFSSLEGRVEPDQYIILGAQRDSLGPGAVKSGVGTAILLELARTFTVMVKKGFSPRRSLLFVSWDAGEFGNVGATEWLEGYLSMLHLKAVAYFSLDQAVMGDDVLSAYISPLLVDLLDAAIRQVEHPKHAGQTIYSQAEREGGSWRIVKPLYLNSGAYSFTAFAGVPAVELRFSEERAYPFINTPLDSASRLQEVLAGRLGVTGRSLGELVGEMVLRLAHDHILPLRITSYAQTVLQFSAQLNRHSAELQSRGLSPQWVFSARGDYSRAAETLQRAIDYSDLHDPTTARFYNTRIIRVEYYFLSQYVSAVETPFRHVIHGRGDHTLSALTEHLALLTSDPERFDEKRFRRQLAFFTWTLQGAANALSGDVWSIHNTHTLTH comes from the exons ATGGACGCCATCAGGACCCGtctgagacag TCTCCCTCAGTGGGCGTGGCCGAGGAcgaggaggtgggaggagctCAGAGGGTGGAGATGAGGTTTGTGACATcagaggctgaggaggaggcggaggcggGGCCAagcagtgacatcacagctctgGTGCTGCGGCATCACCATGGTTACCGGAGGGCCGGcgtgctcctgtgtgtgtgtggggtggtCGTCTTCaccacag ccttCCTATTGGCCTACGCTGTGTTTGGTGGGCGGTACCACTGCTCCCAGGTGGGGGAGCAGGATGAGGAGCAGCAGGGGGGCGGGGCTCAACAACCAGCAGAGGGAGGGGCGGGGCTTTACCTGGGAGAGCTGCGGGTGATGATGAGGAGGCTGCTGCACGATGAAGATATCTACAACACAGTCAG tcgGGTCAGCAGGGCGAGTCATCCTCCAGGCTCCTCTGAGGGAACCTCTCTGGCCACAGAGGTCCTCCGTCGCTTCAGACAGCTGCGGATGGACCACACCTGGACAGAGTCGCTGTACGCCACGCTGCAGTTCCCCCACAG GTCTCAGAGGAGCTCTCTGTGGCTGCTGGACTCTGCAGGACTGATCTCAGAACAGATCCCTCTCAACCCGTCGGACTTCTGTCCCTACAGCGCCACAGGAAGTACCACG gggGGCGTGGTCTACGCCAACTACGGCCGTCCGGAGGATTTTAATTGGCTGAAGAGCGCGGGCGTGTCTGTGGTTGGCTGTGTGGTGGTGATGCGTGTCGGGGGCGGGGTCAGTTTCGCTGAGAAGGTCTGGTTGGCTGAGAGGAGCGGGGCGGGCGGAGCTTTGATCTACCCCGACCCCGCCGACCTGCCGCAGGACCCCCGCCGCCTcggactgaacacacacaccgccGTGTCCgaacat GTCCACCTGGGGTCAGGTGACCCCTTCACCCCCGGCTTCCCCTCCTTCAACCACACTCAGTTCCCGCCCATCCAGTCCTCGGGCCTGCCCCTCATCCCGGCCCTGCCAATCAGTGCTACTGTAGCCGCCAAGCTGCTCAG CCAGCTGTCAGGTCCATCCTGTCCACCGTCATGGCGAGGTCGGCTGCCGTACGTGCGCTGCGTGGTCGGTCCAGAGTTCAGCTCCGGGCGCAGAGTCAAGATGTCGGTCCACAACGTGATGACGCCAGTCCTCCTCAACAACATCTTCTCGTCTCTGGAGGGCCGCGTGGAGCCAG ACCAGTACATCATACTGGGAGCTCAGAGAGACTCGCTGGGTCCAGGAGCCGTCAAGTCCGGAGTCGGAACAGCGATCCTGCTGGAGCTGGCTCGGACCTTCACCGTCATGGTGAAGAAAG ggttcAGTCCCAGGCGGAGCCTCCTCTTCGTCAGCTGGGACGCTGGAGAGTTCGGGAACGTGGGAGCGACTGAGTGGCTGGAG GGTTACCTGTCCATGCTGCACCTGAAGGCCGTCGCCTACTTCAGTCTGGACCAGGCTGTCATGG gtgatgACGTCCTGTCTGCCTACATCAGTCCTCTGCTGGTCGACCTGCTGGACGCCGCCATCAGACAG gtggaGCATCCTAAACATGCAGGTCAGACCATCTACAgccaggcagagagagagggaggcagctGGAGGAT tgTGAAGCCGTTGTACCTGAACAGTGGAGCGTACAGCTTCACGGCGTTCGCAGGAGTTCCAGCTGTGGAGCTCAGGTTCTCTGAG GAGCGAGCGTACCCGTTCATCAACACGCCGTTGGACAGCGCCTCCCGCCTACAGGAAGTGCTGGCGGGTCGTCTGGGGGTCACGGGGCGGAGCCTGGGGGAGCTGGTGGGAGAGATGGTGCTGCGATTGGCCCACGACCACATCCTGCCGCTACGCATCACTTCCTACGCTCAGACCGTGCTGCAGTTCAGCGCTCAGCTCAACAGACACTCTGCTGAGCTGCAG tccaGAGGTTTGTCTCCTCAGTGGGTTTTCAGCGCCAGAGGAGATTACAGCCGAGCAGCCGAGACGCTGCAGAGAGCCATCGACTACAGCGACCTGCACGACCCGACCACCGCCCGCTTCTACAACACCCGCATCATCAGG GTGGAATACTACTTCCTGTCTCAGTACGTGTCGGCCGTGGAGACGCCGTTCCGTCATGTGATCCACGGCCGTGGCGACCACACTCTGAGCGCGCTCACTGAGCACCTGGCcctgctgacctctgaccccgaACGCTTCGACGAGAAGCGCTTCAGACGACAGCTCGCGTTCTTCACGTGGACGCTGCAGGGAGCCGCCAACGCACTCAGCGGAGACGTGTGGagcatacacaacacacacacactcacacactga
- the tfr2 gene encoding transferrin receptor protein 2 isoform X7: MDAIRTRLRQSPSVGVAEDEEVGGAQRVEMRFVTSEAEEEAEAGPSSDITALVLRHHHGYRRAGVLLCVCGVVVFTTAFLLAYAVFGGRYHCSQVGEQDEEQQGGGAQQPAEGGAGLYLGELRVMMRRLLHDEDIYNTVSRVSRASHPPGSSEGTSLATEVLRRFRQLRMDHTWTESLYATLQFPHRSQRSSLWLLDSAGLISEQIPLNPSDFCPYSATGSTTGGVVYANYGRPEDFNWLKSAGVSVVGCVVVMRVGGGVSFAEKVWLAERSGAGGALIYPDPADLPQDPRRLGLNTHTAVSEHVHLGSGDPFTPGFPSFNHTQFPPIQSSGLPLIPALPISATVAAKLLSQLSGPSCPPSWRGRLPYVRCVVGPEFSSGRRVKMSVHNVMTPVLLNNIFSSLEGRVEPDQYIILGAQRDSLGPGAVKSGVGTAILLELARTFTVMVKKGFSPRRSLLFVSWDAGEFGNVGATEWLEGYLSMLHLKAVAYFSLDQAVMGDDVLSAYISPLLVDLLDAAIRQVEHPKHAGQTIYSQAEREGGSWRIVKPLYLNSGAYSFTAFAGVPAVELRFSEERAYPFINTPLDSASRLQEVLAGRLGVTGRSLGELVGEMVLRLAHDHILPLRITSYAQTVLQFSAQLNRHSAELQSRGLSPQWVFSARGDYSRAAETLQRAIDYSDLHDPTTARFYNTRIIRVQVLHHQGGILLPVSVRVGRGDAVPSCDPRPWRPHSERAH, translated from the exons ATGGACGCCATCAGGACCCGtctgagacag TCTCCCTCAGTGGGCGTGGCCGAGGAcgaggaggtgggaggagctCAGAGGGTGGAGATGAGGTTTGTGACATcagaggctgaggaggaggcggaggcggGGCCAagcagtgacatcacagctctgGTGCTGCGGCATCACCATGGTTACCGGAGGGCCGGcgtgctcctgtgtgtgtgtggggtggtCGTCTTCaccacag ccttCCTATTGGCCTACGCTGTGTTTGGTGGGCGGTACCACTGCTCCCAGGTGGGGGAGCAGGATGAGGAGCAGCAGGGGGGCGGGGCTCAACAACCAGCAGAGGGAGGGGCGGGGCTTTACCTGGGAGAGCTGCGGGTGATGATGAGGAGGCTGCTGCACGATGAAGATATCTACAACACAGTCAG tcgGGTCAGCAGGGCGAGTCATCCTCCAGGCTCCTCTGAGGGAACCTCTCTGGCCACAGAGGTCCTCCGTCGCTTCAGACAGCTGCGGATGGACCACACCTGGACAGAGTCGCTGTACGCCACGCTGCAGTTCCCCCACAG GTCTCAGAGGAGCTCTCTGTGGCTGCTGGACTCTGCAGGACTGATCTCAGAACAGATCCCTCTCAACCCGTCGGACTTCTGTCCCTACAGCGCCACAGGAAGTACCACG gggGGCGTGGTCTACGCCAACTACGGCCGTCCGGAGGATTTTAATTGGCTGAAGAGCGCGGGCGTGTCTGTGGTTGGCTGTGTGGTGGTGATGCGTGTCGGGGGCGGGGTCAGTTTCGCTGAGAAGGTCTGGTTGGCTGAGAGGAGCGGGGCGGGCGGAGCTTTGATCTACCCCGACCCCGCCGACCTGCCGCAGGACCCCCGCCGCCTcggactgaacacacacaccgccGTGTCCgaacat GTCCACCTGGGGTCAGGTGACCCCTTCACCCCCGGCTTCCCCTCCTTCAACCACACTCAGTTCCCGCCCATCCAGTCCTCGGGCCTGCCCCTCATCCCGGCCCTGCCAATCAGTGCTACTGTAGCCGCCAAGCTGCTCAG CCAGCTGTCAGGTCCATCCTGTCCACCGTCATGGCGAGGTCGGCTGCCGTACGTGCGCTGCGTGGTCGGTCCAGAGTTCAGCTCCGGGCGCAGAGTCAAGATGTCGGTCCACAACGTGATGACGCCAGTCCTCCTCAACAACATCTTCTCGTCTCTGGAGGGCCGCGTGGAGCCAG ACCAGTACATCATACTGGGAGCTCAGAGAGACTCGCTGGGTCCAGGAGCCGTCAAGTCCGGAGTCGGAACAGCGATCCTGCTGGAGCTGGCTCGGACCTTCACCGTCATGGTGAAGAAAG ggttcAGTCCCAGGCGGAGCCTCCTCTTCGTCAGCTGGGACGCTGGAGAGTTCGGGAACGTGGGAGCGACTGAGTGGCTGGAG GGTTACCTGTCCATGCTGCACCTGAAGGCCGTCGCCTACTTCAGTCTGGACCAGGCTGTCATGG gtgatgACGTCCTGTCTGCCTACATCAGTCCTCTGCTGGTCGACCTGCTGGACGCCGCCATCAGACAG gtggaGCATCCTAAACATGCAGGTCAGACCATCTACAgccaggcagagagagagggaggcagctGGAGGAT tgTGAAGCCGTTGTACCTGAACAGTGGAGCGTACAGCTTCACGGCGTTCGCAGGAGTTCCAGCTGTGGAGCTCAGGTTCTCTGAG GAGCGAGCGTACCCGTTCATCAACACGCCGTTGGACAGCGCCTCCCGCCTACAGGAAGTGCTGGCGGGTCGTCTGGGGGTCACGGGGCGGAGCCTGGGGGAGCTGGTGGGAGAGATGGTGCTGCGATTGGCCCACGACCACATCCTGCCGCTACGCATCACTTCCTACGCTCAGACCGTGCTGCAGTTCAGCGCTCAGCTCAACAGACACTCTGCTGAGCTGCAG tccaGAGGTTTGTCTCCTCAGTGGGTTTTCAGCGCCAGAGGAGATTACAGCCGAGCAGCCGAGACGCTGCAGAGAGCCATCGACTACAGCGACCTGCACGACCCGACCACCGCCCGCTTCTACAACACCCGCATCATCAGGGTACAAGTACTGCATCATCAGG GTGGAATACTACTTCCTGTCTCAGTACGTGTCGGCCGTGGAGACGCCGTTCCGTCATGTGATCCACGGCCGTGGCGACCACACTCTGAGCGCGCTCACTGA